Proteins encoded by one window of Salmo trutta chromosome 17, fSalTru1.1, whole genome shotgun sequence:
- the LOC115151255 gene encoding LOW QUALITY PROTEIN: type I iodothyronine deiodinase (The sequence of the model RefSeq protein was modified relative to this genomic sequence to represent the inferred CDS: inserted 2 bases in 2 codons; substituted 1 base at 1 genomic stop codon), with the protein MFLTLPNLILPSLTKKLNLKMCESITMTQKHRXFMSLNFVKIVIGHIWXCFGKXAFVGYKTPDSPVVRLDGKTAHIDKYLKDNRRLVLSFENCTUPPLLYKLGEFKQLVKDFSDVADFLVVYIAEAHSTDGWVFANNVDINKHQNLVERLAAAQFLVKQDPLCPVVVDEVTDTTGTKYCAFPERFYVLKAGKVIYKGKMGPWGYSPEEMCSFLEKMK; encoded by the exons ATGTTTCTGACACTTCCGAATTTGATTTTACCAAGTTTGACCAAGAAACTTAACTTAAAAATGTGTGAAAGCATAACGATGACCCAGAAGCACC CTTTTATGTCACTGAATTTCGTTAAGATTGTGATAGGGCACATAT ACTGTTTCGGTAAATAAGCTTTTGTGGGCTACAAAACTCCCGATTCACCTGTGGTTAGATTAGATGGCAAGACCGCCCATATCGACAAGTATTTGAAAG ACAATAGACGGTTGGTGTTGAGTTTTGAAAATTGTACCTGACCCCCGTTACTGTACAAACTTGGCGAGTTCAAGCAACTCGTCAAGGACTTCAGCGATGTGGCAGACTTCCTGGTGGTCTACATTGCCGAGGCGCATTCAACAG ATGGTTGGGTCTTTGCCAACAATGTTGACATTAATAAACACCAAAACCTGGTGGAGCGCCTGGCTGCAGCACAGTTCCTGGTCAAACAGGATCCCCTGTGCCCCGTCGTAGTGGATGAAGTGACTGACACCACAGGTACTAAATATTGCGCTTTTCCAGAGAGGTTTTATGTACTGAAGGCAGGAAAGGTCATTTATAAG GGAAAGATGGGCCCTTGGGGCTACAGTCCTGAGGAGATGTGCTCCTTCCTTGAAAAGATGAAGTAG
- the ssbp3b gene encoding single-stranded DNA-binding protein 3b, with protein MFPKGKGSAVPSDGQAREKLALYVYEYLLHIGAQKSAQTFLSEIRWEKNITLGEPPGFLHSWWCVFWDLYCAAPERRETCDHSSEAKAFHDYSFMNPRFAAGPRGPPIRMGNQPPGGGPGTHLMLQNMDHTRPQGHPNLGPMQRMSGPRGMGPMGPGPQNFGGGMRPPHNAMGPGMPGVNMMGPGAGRPWPNPNNGNSMPYSSPSPGAYGGGSGGGGPTGTPVMPSPADSNNSGDNLYTMINTGPSNRSNFPMGPGSDGPLGAMAGMEPHHMNGSLGSGDMDGLNKNSPNHLSGISNPPGTPRDGDELGGNFLHSFQSENYSPTMTMSV; from the exons ATGTTCCCTAAAGGCAAAGGGTCCGCTGTGCCGTCGGATGGACAAGCACGGGAAAA GTTAGCTTTATACGTCTATGAATATTTGTTACACATAGGAGCACAGAAGTCCGCACAGACCTTTTTATCAGAG ATCCGATGGGAAAAGAACATCACACTCGGGGAACCCCCTGGGTTCCTACACTCTTGGTGGTG TGTATTTTGGGATCTGTATTGTGCTGcaccagagagaagagagacgtgTGACCACTCCAGTGAAGCGAAGGCCTTCCATGATTAC TCTTTCATGAACCCACGATTCGCCGCAGGCCCACGAGGCCCTCCTATCAGGATGGGCAACCAG CCTCCTGGCGGTGGCCCTGGCACCCATCTCATGCTCCAAAACATGGATCACACACGACCACAAGGCCATCCTAACTTGGGACCAATGCAGAGGATGAGTGGGCCTCGAGGCATGGGCCCTATGGGGCCAGGACCCCAG AACTTTGGCGGTGGGATGCGGCCTCCACACAACGCCATGGGCCCTGGGATGCCAGGAGTCAACATGAT GGGCCCAGGTGCTGGACGACCATGGCCCAATCCGAACAACGGCAACTCA ATGCCTTACTCATCACCTTCTCCTGGAGCGTATGGG GGGGGTTCTGGTGGAGGGGGACCCACTGGAACACCCGTTATGCCCAGCCCTGCTG ACTCTAACAACTCTGGGGACAACCTCTACACTATGATCAACACTGGACCTAGCAACCGATCAAAT tttcctatgggccctggctcTGATGGACCCCTGGGGGCCATGGCAGGCATGGAACCACACCACATGAATGGATCGCTAG GCTCTGGTGATATGGATGGACTCAACAAG AACTCTCCAAACCATCTAAGTGGCATTAGCAACCCTCCTGGAACCCCGAGGGACGGTGACGAGTTGGGTGGGAACTTCCTGCACTCCTTTCAGAGTGAGAAT TACTCCCCTACCATGACGATGAGTGTGTGA